A portion of the Rubritalea squalenifaciens DSM 18772 genome contains these proteins:
- a CDS encoding 1-acyl-sn-glycerol-3-phosphate acyltransferase — MSQKPSAPRPFLDSAPALPSWLRGDGFPAKIRHLIESIFGIPKIRTLFAQAADNPHPDFFTSVLRLSGIHTEAEGVHEAIPKSGGVIVIANHPYGGADAMPLGSLCIQARRDTLILANSVAEGARGLSDWLIPLNILSEPGAGKKNLLALKRASNHVKQGGLLAVFPAGAVSYYQSDQGKILDPPWSEHIARIAIKTNTPVLPIYFKGQNPLWFQILGAKVPFFRTAAIPPAFLAMRGKTIACSAGELIAPEILAAQAKPTDYLREQTYRLAES, encoded by the coding sequence ATGAGCCAAAAGCCGTCCGCGCCCCGACCTTTTCTTGATTCCGCCCCCGCCCTCCCATCCTGGCTGAGAGGCGATGGCTTTCCCGCCAAGATCAGGCACCTCATTGAATCTATCTTCGGCATCCCCAAAATCCGTACTCTATTCGCTCAGGCAGCCGACAATCCTCACCCGGATTTCTTCACGAGTGTTCTCCGCCTTTCAGGCATCCATACCGAAGCTGAAGGCGTGCACGAAGCCATCCCAAAATCAGGAGGAGTCATTGTCATCGCCAACCATCCATACGGTGGTGCCGATGCCATGCCTCTCGGCTCACTATGTATCCAAGCCAGGAGAGACACCTTGATCCTGGCTAATTCGGTGGCCGAGGGCGCCAGAGGCCTCTCCGATTGGCTCATCCCTCTGAATATTCTTTCTGAACCGGGAGCAGGCAAAAAAAATCTGTTAGCCCTGAAAAGAGCCAGCAACCACGTCAAACAGGGGGGATTACTGGCCGTCTTCCCTGCTGGCGCAGTCTCTTACTACCAGAGTGACCAGGGCAAAATTCTCGACCCGCCATGGTCGGAGCACATCGCACGCATCGCGATCAAGACCAATACCCCTGTCCTCCCCATCTATTTCAAAGGGCAAAACCCTCTTTGGTTTCAAATTCTGGGAGCCAAGGTTCCCTTCTTCCGCACCGCCGCCATCCCACCAGCCTTTCTAGCCATGCGTGGCAAAACCATTGCCTGCAGTGCAGGGGAACTCATCGCCCCAGAAATTCTGGCCGCGCAAGCCAAGCCTACCGACTACCTCCGAGAGCAAACCTACAGACTAGCCGAGTCTTAA
- the trmD gene encoding tRNA (guanosine(37)-N1)-methyltransferase TrmD, with protein sequence MRIDILTLFPEIALAPLSESIIKRAREKNIVSIEAHNIRDWASGRHKKTDDYLCGGGQGMLLKPEPIFAAIEQLRTPESKVILMTPQGKPFKQAVARELSEEKHLIILCGHYEGVDHRVIEQLVDEEISIGDYVLTNGAIAAAVVTDAIVRLLPGALGDERSHLDESFSDPNMLEAPAYTKPNTFRDMEVPAVLLSGNHKKIAEWKQEQALLRTRQNRPDLLDEG encoded by the coding sequence ATGCGCATCGACATCCTGACCCTGTTCCCTGAAATCGCCCTCGCTCCCTTGAGCGAGAGCATCATCAAGCGTGCCCGGGAGAAAAACATCGTCAGTATCGAGGCCCACAACATCCGTGACTGGGCTAGTGGCAGGCACAAAAAAACCGACGACTATCTCTGTGGCGGCGGCCAAGGCATGCTGCTAAAGCCTGAGCCCATCTTTGCAGCGATCGAGCAACTGCGCACACCTGAGTCCAAAGTCATCCTCATGACGCCACAGGGCAAGCCTTTCAAACAGGCCGTTGCCAGAGAGCTGTCCGAAGAAAAGCACCTCATCATTCTCTGCGGCCATTACGAAGGAGTCGACCACCGGGTGATTGAACAACTGGTGGACGAGGAAATTTCTATCGGCGATTATGTTCTCACCAATGGCGCGATCGCCGCAGCCGTTGTTACCGATGCCATTGTACGTCTGCTTCCCGGAGCTCTCGGTGATGAACGCTCCCATCTGGATGAGTCTTTCTCAGACCCTAACATGCTGGAAGCCCCAGCCTACACCAAGCCAAATACCTTCCGGGACATGGAAGTGCCAGCCGTACTCCTCTCAGGTAACCACAAGAAGATTGCGGAATGGAAACAGGAACAAGCCCTACTGAGAACCCGCCAGAACCGCCCTGACTTGTTAGACGAGGGTTAA
- a CDS encoding citrate/2-methylcitrate synthase yields the protein MSDYAKGLEGVIANESALSKVEGLEGKLSYLGYSIDDLVEHCNFEEVTFLLHNGRLPNAAELEAFEQKLRNDRELPEQVVDFLKNLPADATPMDVLRTAVSMLGIFDKRAKIGEPDHELNREVALSIVAKTPVIVAYYHRARQGKDLPAVRNDLSEAAHFLYLINGEEPSEAAAKTLDIAYILHADHGMNASTFSARVTIATLSDLYSAMTSAIGTLKGPLHGGANEGVIKMLNEIGSEDKVDAFVEDCLTHKKKIMGIGHRVYKVLDPRAPHLQKMAVKLTEELGEAKWINMSERIATIMRERKGLNANVDFYSATVYYSLGIPTDLFTPIFGIARMAGWTAQVLEQLQDNRLYRPLTKYVGPATTSPVPPISER from the coding sequence ATGAGCGATTACGCAAAAGGTTTGGAAGGAGTTATTGCCAACGAGTCTGCCTTGTCCAAGGTGGAAGGCCTCGAGGGCAAGTTGTCGTATCTCGGTTACAGCATTGATGATCTGGTAGAGCATTGCAACTTTGAGGAGGTGACTTTCTTGCTTCATAATGGCCGTTTGCCCAATGCTGCTGAACTTGAAGCTTTCGAACAGAAGCTGCGTAATGACCGCGAGCTTCCAGAGCAGGTGGTTGACTTCCTGAAGAACTTGCCAGCAGACGCGACTCCAATGGATGTCCTTCGTACGGCAGTCTCCATGCTGGGTATCTTTGACAAGCGTGCCAAGATTGGTGAGCCAGATCACGAGCTGAACCGTGAAGTGGCGCTCTCTATTGTAGCCAAGACTCCAGTTATCGTGGCCTACTACCACCGAGCAAGACAGGGCAAGGATCTGCCAGCAGTTCGTAACGATCTGTCTGAGGCAGCTCATTTCCTCTACCTCATCAATGGTGAAGAGCCAAGTGAAGCAGCAGCTAAGACACTGGATATCGCCTACATCCTTCACGCTGACCACGGCATGAATGCTTCCACATTCTCTGCTCGTGTCACCATCGCAACTCTCTCCGATCTCTACAGTGCCATGACTTCTGCCATCGGCACACTCAAGGGACCACTTCATGGTGGTGCTAACGAAGGTGTGATCAAGATGCTCAATGAAATCGGCAGTGAGGATAAAGTGGATGCATTCGTCGAAGATTGCTTGACTCACAAGAAGAAGATCATGGGTATTGGTCACCGTGTCTACAAGGTGCTCGATCCACGTGCTCCACATCTCCAGAAGATGGCCGTCAAGCTGACCGAAGAACTTGGTGAAGCCAAGTGGATCAACATGTCTGAGCGTATTGCTACCATCATGCGTGAGCGCAAGGGACTCAATGCGAACGTAGATTTCTACTCTGCGACAGTTTACTACTCACTGGGCATTCCTACTGACCTGTTCACTCCGATCTTCGGTATCGCGCGTATGGCTGGCTGGACCGCCCAGGTGCTCGAGCAGCTTCAGGACAACCGCTTGTACCGCCCACTTACCAAGTATGTGGGGCCTGCAACGACTTCTCCAGTGCCTCCAATTTCCGAGCGCTAG
- a CDS encoding BamA/OMP85 family outer membrane protein — MHPRHIPIYSSLLIGLSPLALKSAEIRVTGLAPGQQKEIIDKLTPRLDFVTRREPSPWRADDAAFFLKRILVRAGHAEATVDWSLPGGQIIQLTARPGIRYVYGEINTNELGPLTQEELRSYFLQPVVESEIVKEDEAPYIPKFTALGAQNVDNYLKSQGYWSSSVTVVSEQYDRQQKDVDITLRINPGPVHILAVPSFQGAKSEDIQAHLADIKPYLGKTANTENITKVRTAVEEYYRKKGFHFAKLTMSSKHRADSVRLTFTIDRGLRYKVEDIRIAGNKKTKTKRIRRFFDDLKGEYYDAQHSDEILRKALSTGAFRRVTVTPVPQPDAMLDLEINVEEAKAKSIRSYLGLGTFEGGIAGLSYTDLNFNGELLRFNARGELSGRGFLGETSLTEPFFLGEPLSLTVRAFTLQRLYDAYDKFETGGEISLTWSPKREYSTRLYLGGSYVTTSSSDLTPLELGPDDYVHTKLGIIQSIDFRDNTTLPSEGFHGQAKLETGTVAGDSTTSYVLANIDTSYRIRQGERNHFIASFSTGAIRPGDSADLPIDLRLFSGGADSVRSFDEREMGPRSFSNDPLGGEAYWNASLEYVRDIREPIRGVVFFDMGQVYSDISSWGFNNPSYAVGLGMRIDLPIGPIRLEYGHNLNRKDGEPAGTLHFAIGATF, encoded by the coding sequence ATGCATCCCCGCCACATTCCCATCTACTCATCACTCCTTATAGGACTCAGCCCTCTCGCGCTAAAGTCTGCGGAAATTCGTGTGACCGGGCTGGCACCAGGTCAGCAAAAGGAAATCATCGACAAGCTAACACCCCGCCTAGACTTCGTTACCCGTCGTGAGCCATCTCCTTGGCGAGCTGATGATGCGGCCTTCTTCCTGAAACGCATCCTAGTTCGCGCAGGTCATGCGGAAGCTACAGTCGACTGGAGTCTGCCCGGTGGACAAATTATTCAGCTTACGGCACGCCCAGGCATCCGATATGTGTACGGCGAAATTAACACAAACGAACTGGGTCCACTCACTCAGGAAGAACTACGTAGTTACTTCCTGCAACCTGTGGTCGAATCCGAGATTGTAAAAGAAGACGAAGCCCCCTACATCCCCAAGTTTACCGCACTGGGAGCTCAGAACGTGGACAACTACCTCAAATCTCAGGGCTATTGGTCATCCTCTGTCACTGTCGTCAGTGAACAATATGACCGACAACAAAAAGACGTAGATATCACACTTCGTATCAACCCAGGCCCAGTCCACATTCTTGCCGTCCCCTCATTCCAAGGAGCTAAAAGTGAGGACATTCAGGCTCACTTGGCTGACATCAAGCCTTACCTTGGCAAAACGGCAAATACGGAAAACATCACCAAAGTCAGAACTGCTGTAGAAGAGTACTACCGCAAGAAAGGCTTTCACTTTGCAAAGCTCACCATGTCATCAAAGCACCGAGCTGACTCTGTGAGGCTCACCTTCACCATCGACCGCGGACTTCGCTACAAGGTCGAGGACATCCGGATCGCTGGTAACAAAAAGACCAAAACCAAACGTATTCGGCGCTTCTTCGACGATCTTAAAGGCGAGTATTACGATGCTCAACATTCGGACGAAATTCTCAGAAAAGCGCTCTCAACAGGGGCATTCCGCAGAGTGACCGTCACTCCAGTTCCTCAGCCAGATGCCATGCTGGACTTGGAAATCAATGTCGAGGAGGCCAAAGCCAAATCGATTCGCTCTTATCTCGGACTGGGAACGTTCGAAGGTGGTATTGCAGGGCTCTCCTACACAGACCTGAATTTCAACGGTGAGCTACTTCGCTTCAATGCTCGCGGCGAGTTGTCAGGCCGGGGTTTTCTCGGTGAGACCAGCCTCACAGAACCATTCTTCCTAGGTGAGCCGCTCAGTCTAACCGTCAGAGCATTTACCCTTCAGCGCCTCTATGACGCTTACGACAAATTTGAAACTGGCGGTGAAATCTCTCTCACCTGGTCTCCTAAAAGAGAATACTCGACCAGACTTTACTTAGGAGGCTCCTACGTCACGACTTCCTCTTCAGATCTCACTCCTCTGGAACTTGGTCCAGATGATTACGTTCACACTAAATTAGGCATTATCCAGAGCATCGATTTCAGAGACAATACGACGCTTCCTTCAGAGGGCTTCCACGGCCAGGCAAAGTTAGAGACTGGCACCGTGGCTGGTGATTCAACCACCTCCTACGTCCTCGCCAATATTGATACCTCCTATCGTATCAGGCAGGGGGAGAGGAACCACTTCATTGCTAGCTTCAGCACTGGTGCTATCAGGCCCGGTGACTCAGCAGACCTCCCCATCGACCTCCGCCTCTTTTCCGGCGGCGCCGACTCAGTCAGAAGCTTTGATGAACGGGAGATGGGACCGCGCTCATTCTCAAATGATCCTCTCGGTGGCGAGGCCTACTGGAATGCCAGCCTCGAATACGTCCGTGACATCAGAGAGCCCATACGCGGAGTCGTCTTCTTTGACATGGGCCAGGTCTATTCAGACATCTCCAGCTGGGGTTTCAACAATCCCTCCTATGCAGTGGGTTTGGGTATGAGGATCGACCTACCGATCGGGCCAATACGTCTTGAATACGGTCATAACCTCAACCGCAAAGATGGAGAACCTGCAGGTACACTCCACTTCGCCATTGGCGCTACCTTCTGA
- the rnhA gene encoding ribonuclease HI, translated as MTIYTDGSSRGNPGPGGYGVVMMAAGRRKELSGGYKRTTNNRMELMAAIVALEALKQPCEVSLHSDSKYVIDAMTKGWVFGWKAKGWSRGPGKELKNAELWQRLYAASHGHKVDWKWVRGHAGNVHNERCDTLAVAAGRGSGLPEDEGFED; from the coding sequence GTGACAATTTACACGGATGGATCATCCCGCGGCAACCCGGGGCCGGGTGGCTATGGCGTGGTGATGATGGCGGCAGGTCGCCGGAAAGAGCTGAGTGGAGGGTATAAAAGGACGACGAATAACCGGATGGAACTCATGGCGGCCATTGTAGCGCTCGAAGCTTTGAAGCAGCCCTGTGAAGTGAGCCTACATTCCGACTCCAAGTACGTCATCGATGCCATGACCAAAGGGTGGGTTTTCGGCTGGAAGGCCAAAGGATGGTCTAGGGGGCCGGGTAAGGAACTCAAAAATGCCGAGCTCTGGCAGCGTCTCTATGCCGCCTCCCATGGTCACAAGGTGGACTGGAAATGGGTGCGCGGGCATGCTGGGAACGTCCACAATGAGCGCTGCGACACGCTGGCTGTTGCGGCGGGGCGAGGCTCGGGCTTGCCTGAGGACGAAGGCTTCGAGGATTAG
- a CDS encoding substrate-binding domain-containing protein: MKRLPQQSTFELVVESLRAECARGGWNDKLPGARVLASRLGVSPPTVLKALGHLEQEGVLERPGERKAYRVKPQWVQKQGVKVSKAKKSVLILSHLEISELVDTTRTILERIKYKLVQKGWEVRTQVVNFVHVKTVQKSWDTLIQADENTPVLAVYGRPAIADWAKKNNIKILFLGGTKEGRQVTSVSVSSPDLAAQALSLLVEKGHRKIVLPLNDRADGFKEKIKQVTRTAVESAGSVYLESYHNPESPYFMPDVIRGMVQSMIKNHLPTAFVFLDWKELVAAHCCLAQAGLRVPQDVSMVLLNDQPEAEWFDPPLERFRFPSEEMANQVCKWLEKGKLESDVNIVPAKYVAGQTIAAPRNS; encoded by the coding sequence ATGAAACGATTGCCCCAGCAGAGTACCTTTGAATTAGTTGTCGAATCCCTGAGGGCAGAGTGTGCCCGCGGTGGGTGGAATGACAAATTGCCGGGAGCTCGGGTTCTAGCCAGTCGTCTGGGGGTGAGTCCTCCAACGGTTCTCAAAGCCTTGGGTCATCTGGAGCAGGAGGGAGTGCTGGAGCGTCCTGGTGAGCGCAAAGCCTATCGGGTGAAGCCCCAGTGGGTGCAAAAGCAAGGGGTCAAAGTAAGTAAGGCCAAGAAGTCGGTTTTGATTCTCTCTCATCTGGAGATCAGTGAGCTGGTGGATACCACACGTACGATTCTGGAGCGGATTAAATACAAGCTCGTTCAAAAAGGATGGGAGGTGAGGACCCAGGTGGTGAACTTTGTGCACGTGAAAACAGTCCAGAAGTCCTGGGATACACTCATTCAGGCGGATGAAAATACTCCTGTACTCGCTGTGTATGGACGCCCGGCGATCGCTGATTGGGCCAAGAAGAACAATATTAAGATTCTCTTCCTGGGGGGGACCAAAGAGGGGCGGCAGGTCACCTCCGTTTCAGTGAGTTCGCCGGATCTTGCTGCACAGGCTTTGTCCTTACTTGTCGAAAAAGGTCATCGTAAAATTGTTCTGCCGCTGAATGACCGGGCGGATGGCTTCAAAGAAAAAATCAAACAGGTCACCAGGACCGCTGTGGAGTCAGCTGGATCTGTTTATCTGGAGTCTTATCATAATCCAGAGAGCCCTTACTTCATGCCTGATGTCATCAGAGGGATGGTTCAGTCCATGATCAAAAACCATTTGCCGACAGCCTTTGTTTTTCTGGATTGGAAAGAGTTGGTCGCAGCACACTGTTGTCTAGCCCAAGCCGGATTGAGAGTTCCGCAGGACGTGTCCATGGTGTTGCTGAATGACCAGCCTGAAGCTGAGTGGTTTGATCCACCGCTGGAGCGCTTCCGGTTTCCCTCAGAGGAAATGGCTAATCAAGTCTGTAAGTGGCTGGAAAAAGGGAAGCTGGAGTCTGATGTCAATATTGTGCCGGCAAAGTATGTCGCTGGCCAGACTATTGCAGCTCCGAGAAATAGTTAA
- a CDS encoding translocation/assembly module TamB domain-containing protein, whose product MPEKEDITPTKKAKRKWTRRLGWTGAVLLALGYTLNGPGARWAVSYGLDKGLETQGMSGSAEVEGTLASGFVIQNLHYSGEQGLQQLEADKLVLDYRILELLDQKIRGVSLENARVVMDVSKFPPSKEDPEDPHAKLRETLSLVRSWVEQPEITITDLQLSLLQEGDPFADFSLSELSHASGSSDFQLSGFTAKDSTGSSTAEQVVNLTWQEYSATLDRFEILPGIALSSVKADWQQYPTGSGTLSFYDAELDISVCESLSASLTNGQITTQAVQFHLGIPLPVEAVLSQLELEINNWQETPVPSWEVQAKLAADSLQFNEYLAKDLGLDLSQKDQSYTLKLETKLNETELSASAKGSWSDPESKEWWKHTKLDYALETTKLGNIADLWIELPEGIELQQAAMKLSGNLSLSGEVLDQVQAEASVRGIQARDSSIPEIALSADYHSSGTVTASANSPERFELEAFYDLNSQDYSGAISFSEQSPEWINALLEIFELKLAAGGPLDFAWSGKGNIDLKKPQIGTLKVNQLELSLPEIPKLSASTNVSYQWPDKLDIHSLSIREEDWLGQAQLNWDGKSISIKQFGIQRDKEPIATITGNIPYHTEITTLKEFLGQKTAWNLNVDTKQLSLAKLRQWFALKTAQEINGSLELDFKLAGSPRAPSINGLMKAIDVSGIDDEHIAPLNLSVDFRSEEEQLRLSAELSENQDKRIALSGTFPFTPEAWLEDPNLLETLLDKSPIDAKLTIEELPLARFKKFIPKIESLEGSITGEANVKGTIHDPKFQADIQAEIPQLKLGFEEFRDARNLKLNAKISDSLLADLELTAQINGGDFKISGKADLNDFKNPSFDIDLMTRYALVHRDDLISARANTNLNLKGTLKEATLSGRIGLVESLLYKDIELLPIGVPSSAVAEVKLPAIDPEKAEDGLPIPEPFGEWKLDLTILTEDPILARGNIASGFIRGSIKVGGTLKNPEPDGSLSIRNVKAKLPFSLLEIPKGSVIFTPKNGLVPTLDIRGKSSIGNYDVSVFVYGSASSPKTAFTSYPPLPESEVMALIATGSTTSGLEDQEVAAFKALQIFLIKMRQKAEQPGGNQLFVALLKGVENLNLNVGEKDAFTGREYYSATIELTPQWHLTAQVDNEQQTRGLVIYVIRFR is encoded by the coding sequence ATGCCTGAAAAAGAAGACATCACCCCCACCAAAAAAGCAAAGCGCAAGTGGACGAGACGCTTGGGCTGGACTGGAGCCGTTCTGCTGGCCTTAGGCTACACCCTGAACGGTCCTGGTGCACGCTGGGCGGTCTCCTACGGATTAGACAAAGGGCTTGAGACACAAGGCATGTCTGGCTCGGCAGAAGTAGAGGGTACGCTGGCGAGTGGCTTCGTGATCCAAAACTTGCATTACTCAGGTGAGCAAGGCCTCCAGCAGCTAGAAGCGGACAAGCTAGTGCTCGACTATCGTATCCTCGAGCTCCTAGATCAGAAAATCCGGGGAGTTTCGCTAGAGAACGCCCGCGTCGTCATGGACGTTTCCAAATTCCCCCCCAGCAAAGAGGACCCAGAAGACCCGCACGCCAAACTGCGCGAGACCCTCTCACTTGTACGAAGCTGGGTAGAGCAACCTGAAATCACCATCACAGACTTACAGCTTAGCCTACTCCAAGAGGGTGACCCCTTTGCTGATTTCTCCCTCAGCGAACTAAGCCATGCCTCAGGATCCAGCGATTTTCAGCTGAGCGGCTTCACCGCCAAAGACAGCACCGGCTCTAGTACTGCTGAGCAAGTCGTCAATCTGACCTGGCAGGAGTACTCGGCCACTCTTGACCGCTTCGAAATACTTCCAGGAATTGCCCTGAGCTCCGTAAAGGCGGACTGGCAGCAGTACCCGACAGGCTCCGGCACACTTTCATTCTACGACGCAGAGCTCGACATCTCCGTGTGCGAGAGCCTGAGTGCCAGTCTCACTAACGGACAAATCACCACCCAGGCCGTTCAGTTCCACCTGGGCATCCCTCTCCCAGTAGAAGCGGTTCTGAGCCAGCTTGAGCTGGAAATCAATAACTGGCAGGAAACGCCAGTTCCCTCTTGGGAAGTCCAGGCCAAACTCGCTGCGGATTCGCTGCAGTTCAATGAGTATCTCGCGAAAGACCTCGGCCTGGACCTCAGTCAAAAAGACCAAAGCTACACCCTTAAACTCGAAACCAAGCTCAATGAGACTGAGCTCTCAGCATCTGCAAAAGGCTCATGGTCTGACCCTGAATCCAAAGAATGGTGGAAACACACCAAACTCGACTATGCCCTCGAGACCACCAAGCTAGGAAATATCGCAGACCTATGGATCGAACTACCAGAGGGTATCGAACTTCAGCAAGCTGCCATGAAACTCAGCGGGAACCTCAGCCTGTCTGGTGAGGTCCTTGATCAAGTCCAGGCAGAAGCAAGTGTTCGTGGCATTCAGGCAAGAGATTCCAGCATTCCAGAGATCGCACTTTCTGCCGACTATCACTCTTCAGGTACAGTCACAGCATCGGCAAACTCCCCCGAGCGCTTCGAACTGGAAGCTTTTTACGACTTGAATAGCCAAGATTATTCGGGAGCCATCTCATTCAGCGAGCAATCTCCTGAGTGGATCAATGCCTTACTCGAAATATTCGAACTCAAGCTAGCTGCGGGAGGTCCACTAGACTTTGCCTGGTCAGGAAAAGGAAACATCGACCTGAAGAAACCACAAATCGGCACCCTCAAAGTCAACCAGCTAGAGCTCTCGCTTCCTGAGATCCCAAAGCTCTCCGCCTCCACCAACGTGAGCTACCAGTGGCCTGACAAGCTGGATATCCATTCTTTGTCTATCAGAGAAGAAGACTGGTTAGGGCAAGCCCAGTTGAACTGGGATGGAAAAAGTATCTCTATCAAGCAGTTTGGCATTCAGCGCGACAAAGAGCCTATAGCCACCATCACAGGCAACATCCCTTACCATACTGAAATCACCACTCTCAAAGAGTTTCTGGGGCAGAAAACGGCATGGAACCTGAACGTAGACACCAAGCAACTCTCACTCGCCAAACTAAGGCAATGGTTTGCCTTAAAGACAGCTCAGGAAATCAACGGCTCTCTGGAACTTGATTTCAAACTCGCTGGCTCCCCCAGAGCTCCTAGCATCAATGGCCTGATGAAAGCCATCGATGTCTCGGGTATTGATGACGAGCACATCGCTCCACTTAATCTATCAGTCGACTTCCGGTCTGAAGAAGAGCAACTTAGGCTCTCGGCTGAACTCTCAGAGAACCAAGACAAACGCATTGCCCTCAGTGGCACCTTCCCTTTCACCCCAGAAGCTTGGCTCGAAGACCCCAACCTCCTGGAGACTTTGTTAGATAAATCCCCCATAGACGCCAAACTAACGATTGAAGAATTACCCTTGGCTCGCTTCAAAAAATTCATCCCAAAGATCGAGTCTCTAGAGGGATCGATAACAGGCGAGGCCAATGTCAAAGGAACGATTCATGACCCTAAATTCCAAGCCGACATCCAAGCTGAAATCCCTCAGCTCAAGCTAGGGTTTGAAGAATTTCGCGATGCGAGGAACCTCAAACTCAACGCTAAAATCTCAGACTCCTTACTTGCCGACCTAGAACTCACCGCTCAGATCAACGGTGGTGATTTCAAGATCTCCGGCAAAGCTGATCTCAACGACTTCAAAAACCCCAGCTTCGATATCGACCTCATGACCAGATATGCCCTGGTGCATCGGGACGACCTAATCTCAGCAAGGGCAAACACCAACCTAAACCTAAAAGGGACACTCAAGGAGGCTACGCTCTCTGGCAGAATTGGCTTGGTTGAATCTCTGCTCTACAAAGATATCGAACTCCTTCCCATAGGAGTCCCTTCCTCAGCAGTAGCGGAAGTCAAGCTCCCAGCTATCGATCCAGAGAAAGCGGAAGACGGGCTTCCTATTCCGGAGCCCTTCGGCGAATGGAAACTTGATCTAACGATTCTTACAGAAGACCCCATCCTTGCTCGTGGTAATATCGCCTCCGGTTTCATCCGCGGCTCCATCAAAGTAGGAGGAACCCTGAAAAATCCGGAACCAGACGGCAGCCTTTCTATCAGAAACGTGAAAGCCAAGCTCCCCTTCAGTCTGCTAGAAATACCCAAAGGCTCGGTCATCTTCACTCCGAAGAACGGTCTAGTGCCCACGCTCGATATCCGCGGCAAGTCCTCGATCGGCAATTACGATGTGAGCGTCTTCGTCTACGGGTCCGCGTCATCGCCAAAAACAGCCTTCACCTCCTACCCTCCTCTTCCTGAAAGCGAAGTCATGGCCCTGATCGCCACGGGCTCTACAACCAGTGGCTTGGAAGACCAAGAAGTGGCCGCCTTCAAGGCCCTCCAAATCTTTCTCATCAAAATGCGCCAAAAAGCAGAACAACCAGGAGGCAATCAACTCTTTGTCGCCCTGCTGAAAGGAGTAGAAAACCTCAACCTCAACGTGGGAGAAAAAGATGCATTCACGGGACGTGAATATTACTCCGCCACCATAGAGCTCACCCCCCAATGGCACCTAACAGCCCAAGTAGATAATGAGCAGCAAACCCGAGGCTTAGTCATCTACGTGATCAGATTCCGCTAA
- the tsaB gene encoding tRNA (adenosine(37)-N6)-threonylcarbamoyltransferase complex dimerization subunit type 1 TsaB → MPTILSIETSVPQASIALSIDGQDMLCRHFESHRQQNQLLFPPLVELLDSLPDGCQCDYILVGTGPGSYSGSRIAIAAAQGIAIAHGCPVIGLSSLLATPITADGEAATAVGDARRGSFFTIDIPANSMPGEPKLMDQESFYQTLSKLNTPLFTFEESLDLPDGVAAPTTLPTADLLITAWNRLPSEERERLIKTPPSPAYLRAPFITKAKPGHPLLRRK, encoded by the coding sequence GTGCCAACGATTCTCTCCATTGAAACCAGCGTCCCTCAGGCCTCCATCGCATTATCCATCGATGGACAGGATATGCTTTGCCGCCATTTCGAGAGTCATCGCCAGCAGAACCAACTTCTTTTCCCACCACTCGTTGAGCTGCTAGACTCTCTTCCTGATGGATGCCAGTGTGACTACATTTTGGTAGGCACCGGTCCAGGCAGCTATTCCGGCTCTAGAATCGCCATCGCAGCGGCCCAAGGAATTGCCATCGCTCACGGATGCCCCGTGATCGGACTCAGTTCCCTACTCGCTACCCCCATTACAGCTGACGGTGAAGCCGCCACAGCCGTGGGAGATGCCAGACGCGGCTCCTTTTTTACCATCGACATTCCAGCTAACTCAATGCCCGGCGAGCCCAAGCTCATGGACCAGGAGAGCTTCTATCAGACCCTATCGAAGCTGAATACTCCACTCTTCACCTTTGAAGAGTCACTGGATCTCCCTGACGGAGTAGCCGCACCGACTACTTTACCCACCGCGGACCTCTTGATCACCGCCTGGAACCGACTTCCCTCAGAAGAGAGAGAGAGGCTAATCAAGACTCCCCCTTCCCCAGCTTACCTGCGCGCACCGTTCATCACCAAGGCCAAGCCTGGCCACCCCTTGCTTCGCAGAAAATAA